The following are from one region of the Sorghum bicolor cultivar BTx623 chromosome 2, Sorghum_bicolor_NCBIv3, whole genome shotgun sequence genome:
- the LOC8062571 gene encoding uncharacterized protein At1g76660 encodes MQRQQDDDDTVHAAAIVLAAAARSTSTGLLRHQQQLDDHDHASCAAAKKTRWWSRLKSKLKWFRPHGHPQRIADASRSPEPGAPPCAEQAAGSSSINNYARHAPQPAVAFVAPPSSPASSVLTSESPSPVVLLNANNACSSSYSSPTASIFAIGPYAREPQQLVSPPAFSASAGLTEPSTAPVTPPPESGLHLLATTPSSPEVPFARFLWSSAAADQQPHCSPGGMVTEGFLHAYQLQPGSPVLVSPGSTSSSPPPWNMQQQHWVGTHSDGGRVPIKDESKDDEVATGGGEFVFGSNADAAAGERFAGGEVGARGDATEQWPFLLAHTHS; translated from the exons ATGCAGCGGCAGCAGGACGATGATGACACGGTGCACGCCGCAGCCATCGTTTTGGCCGCCGCCGCGAGATCCACGAGCACAGGCCTCCTGCGCCACCAGCAGCAGCTCGACGACCACGACCACGCCAGCTGCGCCGCTGCG AAGAAGACGAGATGGTGGTCGCGTCTGAAGTCCAAGCTCAAGTGGTTCCGGCCGCACGGCCACCCGCAGCGCATCGCCGACGCGTCGCGGTCGCCTGAGCCGGGCGCACCACCCTGCGCCGAGCAGGCGGCGGGCAGCTCCAGCATCAACAACTATGCCCGCCACGCGCCGCAGCCTGCGGTGGCCTTCgtggcgccgccgtcgtcgcccgCCTCGTCCGTGCTCACCTCGGAGTCGCCGTCGCCCGTGGTGCTCCTCAACGCCAACAACGCCTGCAGCAGCAGCTACAGCTCGCCCACGGCCTCCATCTTCGCCATCGGTCCCTACGCCAGGGAGCCGCAGCAGCTGGTGTCGCCGCCGGCCTTCTCCGCGTCCGCGGGCCTCACCGAGCCGTCCACCGCGCCGGTCACGCCTCCGCCGGAGTCcggcctccacctcctggccaCCACGCCGTCGTCGCCCGAGGTCCCCTTCGCCCGCTTCCTATGGTCGTCCGCGGCGGCAGACCAGCAGCCGCACTGCTCGCCAGGCGGCATGGTCACCGAGGGCTTCCTCCACGCCTACCAGCTGCAGCCGGGGAGCCCCGTCCTCGTGTCCCCGGGATCGACCTCATCGTCGCCGCCACCATGGAacatgcagcagcagcactgGGTGGGAACGCACAGTGATGGTGGGCGCGTCCCCATCAAGGACGAGTCAAAAGATGATGAGGTGGCCACTGGCGGGGGCGAGTTTGTGTTCGGCAGTAACGCGGATGCGGCGGCCGGCGAGCGGTTTGCCGGTGGTGAGGTCGGCGCCCGTGGAGACGCGACTGAGCAGTGGCCTTTCCTCCTTGCTCATACTCATAGTTGA
- the LOC8061717 gene encoding probable pectinesterase 15 → MRRLLRRTTRSTGRAGAKAPLMLWWAAPAICSALLAVLLASRSSFYLRQPASPPYTSPGAEAEAEAEAEEGRHHHHRRRACDDQARWVAKMASLHNATLVLTVDHKGCGNYTRLQKAVDAVPDYAAARTLIAVDAGVYAEKVVVWSNKTGVTLQGRGNLNTTIVWNDTANSSGGTFYSATVAVLAANFVAYNVSVQNTAAPADPGGSGGQAVALRVAGDQAAFYWCGFYSSQDTLLDEQGRHLFRGCYVEGSIDFIFGNARSLYLGCTISSVANAAAGGTVTGSVTAHGRASPAEKTGFAFVGCTVVGTGQVWLGRAWGPYATVVFARTYLSAVVAPGAWNDWNDPARQQSVFFGEYDCTGPGASGGTVQRVAYARQLDQRQAAPFMDVSYIDGNQWAVPPLLPPMQGAAGEDIIVSAEFSHGQAGIM, encoded by the coding sequence ATGAGGAGGCTTTTACGTCGTACAACAAGAAGCACAGGCAGAGCTGGTGCTAAGGCGCCGTTGATGTTATGGTGGGCAGCACCGGCCATCTGCTCTGCGCTTCTCGCCGTCCTGCTCGCCTCCAGATCATCGTTCTACCTCCGGCAGCCTGCTTCTCCTCCCTACACCTCCCCCGGGGCGGAAGCGGAAGCAGAAGCGGAAGCGGAAGAGGGccggcaccaccaccaccggcgcCGGGCGTGCGACGACCAGGCCAGGTGGGTGGCCAAGATGGCGTCCCTGCACAACGCCACCCTGGTCCTCACCGTCGACCACAAGGGCTGCGGCAACTACACCAGACTGCAGAAGGCCGTGGACGCCGTGCCCGACTACGCCGCGGCGCGCACGCTGATCGCCGTCGACGCGGGGGTGTACGCGGAGAAGGTGGTGGTGTGGAGCAACAAGACGGGCGTCACGCTGCAGGGCCGCGGCAACCTCAACACCACCATCGTCTGGAACGACACCGCCAACTCCAGCGGCGGCACCTTCTACAGCGCCACCGTCGCCGTCCTCGCCGCCAACTTCGTGGCCTACAACGTCAGCGTCCAGAACACGGCTGCCCCCGCGGACCCGGGGGGCTCGGGCGGCCAGGCGGTGGCGCTGCGCGTCGCCGGCGACCAGGCCGCCTTCTACTGGTGCGGCTTCTACAGCTCGCAGGACACACTGCTGGACGAGCAGGGCCGCCACTTGTTCCGCGGCTGCTACGTCGAGGGCTCCATCGACTTCATCTTCGGCAACGCGCGCTCCCTCTACCTCGGCTGCACCATCAGCTCCGTCGCCAACGCCGCCGCGGGCGGCACCGTCACGGGGAGCGTCACGGCGCACGGCCGCGCGTCGCCGGCCGAGAAGACGGGCTTCGCGTTCGTGGGCTGCACCGTCGTGGGCACGGGGCAGGTGTGGCTGGGCAGGGCGTGGGGCCCCTACGCCACCGTCGTCTTCGCCAGGACGTACCTCTCCGCTGTCGTCGCGCCCGGGGCATGGAACGACTGGAACGACCCCGCCAGGCAGCAGTCGGTGTTCTTCGGGGAGTACGACTGCACGGGCCCCGGCGCCAGCGGTGGCACCGTGCAGAGGGTGGCCTACGCGAGGCAGCTGGACCAGCGCCAGGCCGCGCCATTCATGGACGTCTCCTACATCGACGGCAACCAGTGGGCGGTGCCCCCTCTGCTTCCGCCCATGCAgggcgccgccggcgaggacATCATCGTATCTGCTGAATTCAGTCATGGCCAGGCCGGCATCATGTAA